Part of the Henckelia pumila isolate YLH828 chromosome 2, ASM3356847v2, whole genome shotgun sequence genome is shown below.
GGGAGCCAATTCAAACATTTTAGATGCTTACCTCAATCAACAATTCAACATGCAACGATTTATCAGCTTAGAGAATTCTTAGTTTTTCTTGTAAAACATGAAAACCACGACGCTCCAAAAAATTCAACACACACTAATAATCACATAGAGCACACCATGAATAGTTGACAAGCAATGCCACTAAGAGCTTGTTTGGCAATCTTACAAGCTTTTACAACTTATTATAAAATGTTCAAATTATAAACTCTTAGatcttaatttaaaattaaccTCTTAAAGAGTATTATCAAAtaagttttttcaaaaataaaataaataacagaAGAGAAACAAATCAAATGCACAGATAAGAGACAAAAATACCGAGGAAAAAAACAATTTGAGACAAGCTTGGAATATAAGGGTAAGTTTTACTTTTTTAAAGTCATATAAGCTTACACAATATCACTGTTGAAAACATTTGTCCCAAAAGTTTGAGCACATGGAAGACGGCacaatcaaaagtttttttaCTTTAAAACACCCCGCAAGTGTAAGCTGGAGACCAGGAGATATATTTTCGGCAATAATATCCATGACGTACATGTGAGTGTTTGTAGGATTTCAGGCGGTACACAAGTACCCAAGACCAGATTAAGAATATGTGGATTTTGCGCTCCAGGCATCTTAACCCATTGACCTCCTAGCTCTGATACAATTAAAAGTCCTTGACCAAAAGATCTAGCTCATTGAAAATAGCACAATCAAAAGTTTTATGCTTTAACAATCTTTCCTAAAAATGTTCACCAAACACCAGACATTGTGAAAGTTTCTTATTATCTTATAAGATAAGATGTGTACAGAACTCATAAGTTGAAGTTATTTGCTTCAAGAGcttaattttcaaatattatgTAAAGCTTATAAGTTACTAAAGCATCGTACAGGTTCCAAAAGCTTATAagatttttaagaaaactgTTTAGCCAAACAATTTCTAAGCTGACACATAAATAAGCTGGCAAATTCTAAATATCAGGGACtgaattagatatcaaatccgtaCCACTCTTATTGTCCCCTCCACCAACAATGAACCAATTCTCACCAACCGTAACACCTGCATGGCCAGCACGAGGACTAGGGATTTCACCCTGCTGTGTTGGTTTTGACCATTCCATCTACCACATCgaagtaaaaatataataaaaacataGAGAAAAACTAGGGATTTTAGGAATTCATCGAATCTGACAACTCATAACGTAACAAGGCTAAATAATGTATCTCACAGTTTGAAGGTCAAGAACATGAAGATCATTAAAGCAGGTTGCATGTGAACCCCCACCAAATACAAGAAGATAACGATCTGCATGTACCGCTGCAGCATGATCAGACCTTGGAGAAGGTGGCACCCCCCTATGGATATGATGAGAGCAAATAAATGCAGAGACTAATCAGGATGCTATTTGTTATGAGAAACGACTCTTCTATGGCTGAAACATATACTTGGTAAGTGGAAAATACTATCAAATGGATACCATGAAATAACAATGAGGTCACCCAATTTGTAGTTGAAGGCCAAATGTTCAGGTCTTAAATGGGCACAGAAGCCTGAAGGCCAAATGTTCAGGTCTTAAAATTGCCATAAAAAGAAATCTTACACTGTGTCCATTTCATCCCAGGTCATGGTTTCCAAGTCTAGGATGTGGAGATCATTTAAAAGAGACCTTTTGGCATCTTGTCCACCAAATATGACTAGTGTCGCTCCCACAAGGGTTACTGACTGCCCTCCACGGGAGACCTACGTTATATATCAACAAAGCAACTTCCTTAATTTATTGTTGTGCAAATAATCATAACCTCTCTTTTCAAGATTATCTTCCACACTTTACAAGTATAGGCAGATAATAGTCGCTATCAATCATTAATCTCAGTTTGTTCCTTGGGAGAAAGTGGTTTACACATTAACAAATAATCATGTCTATTGTCTCACATGGTtagtataaattataaaaagttTAAAATGGAACAAGTTGTGTATGATCAAACAAAAGATGATTCACAAATAATTAACACAAAAAGAAGTTGTAACTGGGGAAACACAAAATCACATAtttctttaaataaaaaattatcacGGTTAGGCTGGAAGGTTTACCGGAGGCTTTCCATAAGTCTTCAAGGTCGACCAGGCAGAAGTTTGCAGATCAAATACCTTAACTGTAATCATGTATCAGTAAGGCATCGAGGTACAAAACTAAAACAGATTAAAACCGGGAGGATGCTCAGTAATCATGTGAAAAATTATCTTAATAGCCTTCAGAAACCACCCACTAATGTGCAGTCGATGAGAAATAACAGATTCTAGCAACAAACTAAGTATATAAATTATGTTGCATCAACCTAATGCCTTCAGGTGTCTGAAACTAAAATTCATATGGTGATAAATGGCAATAATGTGAATTGGAACCACAAAGACATAAAACCAAACTTTCAGCATcttattattttgtttcaatACATTCTGTGAAATTGAAAAAGACTCCATGTGATTAAATAAAACAAGGAACTTTTACACGGATATCATTGCACATTTCTTCGGCTTCACACaaataaatccaaaaataaatcTTAAACAAATTCTCAATACCTATTTAGTCCAAAAACTTTTAAACagtaaaaaaaatcacaaatcaAATACTTGGATGGTTTACAATAACATTTTGAACCTTGTAATGTTTCGGAAGAATCCTTTGTATGCCCAGCGACTGAAAGAAGCTTATTTCCATCCCATGGTACCTACAGAGAAGACATGCTAATAGAATAGGTCATACTATTAACAGAAAAACTTGAAATACCTCTGAGACTGATCATATCATAATTATTATCAAATAACTTTTCAGAAAGGTTAAACAGTAATCTCAATACTTACCAAGGAATGACCCGCACAAGCAGTTGGCAGGCCATCCTTGCCTCCCTGAATTTCAGCTTTGGACCAAGTCCAACTTTTCATATCCAGAACCTAAACCCCACAAAAAAGTACAGTATTCATAACTCCAGaaaccaaaaagaaaaaaaacgtaGCTGAAACTTATCATGTAAAACATATCCCCAGAAAGGGGTATGTGGCATCAGCCGCATGACTTATGGCACTGAAATCCAAAATCCAAATCAAAAAGTATGAGACCCCCAAGTAAATGATTTGTGAAGTGTTTAGTAACATTTGGTGCTGTTTCGAAATCAAACTCAGAAAGTTTCTTAGTTTTCTGGCTGTGAAAAATTGGAGACATCACTAACCCAGCCGTATGAGAGTTTCCCCAGACGAGAAGGTAATTGCATAAATTGTGATACAGGAATCTCACACACGTTTGCCATATACAGGTATTAAAACTTAAATTCCAATACCTGGAGATCATTTAGGTAGCGACCATTGTGGTTTCCACCAAATATGTACAACTTATCCCCAATAGCTGCAGCTCCATGCTACCAATGTGGTTAATAAATGTTTAAAACCGAAGGAAAGAAAACAGAATCATCATTGTGAGCATAACAGGACAATAGAAACCAAACCTCATATCGGCCTTTTGGTCGTGTGCCAGACACTGGTAGTGCAACCCACTTGTCATATACACAAACTACTCCAGGACCTTCAGATACAATATTTTTATCCTTAATTTCTGAAAGATTGCCATTATCCGTAGGAATAGTCTTTGTCTCCGGAGAGATGTTTCCATTTTCAGAAACTGCTGCAACTTCTGGAATATGCTGAGATGGCAAAAATGGAAATCAGGGGAAGAAGAAGGTTCAAAGCAGAAGTAAGGACAATGTAGAGGACTGAGGAGATTATAGAAAGATGAACTCTGCAGTTAATTTGGTTATAAAAGTTTGTTGTAACCTTATTTCATTCAGGCAAACAAGGAGATAGATGAAGCAACTAGATTTTGAATTGCTTCAAAGCATTCATGACGGTATCGCCTCACGGAAGTCGGTGAAACAAGCATAAATCGACAAAACAAGAAGCACAAACTTGACAATAAAGCTCCCAACAGTGGGACTTAAACAATAGAACAAGTAGAGAAAGAGAGGGGTGGACATGTTTGCACACTTCTAGATAGAGAAAGCGAGGGTTCAACACGTTTGCTGCTAGTTATTATCCAGTAAAACTCAACATCGGAAGAACTTTAAAACTTTACGAACAATAAGTTGAGTACCTGCCTCCTCTTACATAAGCAGCCTATAAATCTATCCAACCTCTACAAAGCATTATTCGAAATGCTTGCTTTAATATGTAAGTTCCAAATTTTGTGACATTCATATTGATCCCCTCGTAACAATTAATATTGACACTCTTGTCTGCGGGACCAGATAGGAAGAAGTTATTCAAAGATGCCAAAAGATGGTGCACCAGATGAAGGGAGGAGATATCACCAGAATTTTAGAACttgaatttaaattttcaagagAAGTACAAATGTCAAAGAAATTAATTGCCACGGAATGGTGAGAAAGTTTAGAAGAATTTCAATTCCTCGAAGAAAATTGGGTAACCCCAAATTTCGCAGGATATTTATGCAGCACATCTGTTGCTATTTTTTATAAAGATTGTAACTGTATAACAAGCTGTTTACACTTGCAAGATACAAAAATTTCCTAGAATGCTTTTGCAACATAATTTTGATTGCACAATTGATGATTGAAATTACAATGAGAGAAGACTCCAACAACCGAATGTCAGAAATTCATACTATGTAAACTCACATTAATTTCAACATCCACAACAGGCTCTGGAACAAAGTCTGACACTCTTGAGTACCATCCTGGATCTTCTTCCTGCTCCAAaaatggtaaaaataaaatgttgCCATTAAGATGCATAGTGAAATGTATGCATATGACTTTGCACTAACCTCTAAAATTTTAACAAAGAGGCGCATCGCCTCTGTAGAAACCATTTTTCCAAGTCCAGTCCAGCTTCaagaaaatgaaaagaaaaacaagttTAAGAAAATTTGCGGCAGCCAGAGGACTCATAGAAAGCGTAAATATAGTAAACATCATATTACAAATGATCCACCAAAGACATCACTCCCAAATCAACAAATCTAAGTTAGACTTCAATGTTCAAATCAGATGTTTGAAGAGGGTTCATCAGATCTTGTCACAATACAACTCCATCAACACTTTAACTTTGAGTAAACCTTTTGCAATCTATTCATGAAGATGATCAGCCAATAGAGTGTCAGTGACAATTATCAATCATTACTTTTTTATTCTGTTGTCAAAGTGTCTATAATAATGTTCTTTAAGCAAAGTATTAATGGGGCAATGAAAGGGTATGTCTTTTAATGATTTGATCAGATACATTTCCTTCGGAGGGGGAAAAAAAGCAAGTTTCCTCGTCCACGAACAGTGTTTCTAGATAACATACAACCCAATATACTTATAACTTCGTTCTGAAAATAACCAAGCAGTTGATGTAATGCTATCAGACGCATATGATAGAAGTAAATATAATCGAGTTTGAGCTCAGATACCTTGTCCATTTGCTTTGCTCAATGGGGCTCCAACCTCTAGGTTTAGGAATGTTGCAAGGTCCAACAGTTGCCTGAGACCATGAATTGGCATTATTATGATCCAACAAAGAGTGGATCAGGCTAAAAAGGATAGGAAATGTGGAGTCTTATAAAATCGGCGGCATTGCCGCGAAACCTGCTGGTATAAGGCGTAAAGGAGAAGAGCTGAATCATTAGATAACTTGGAGACGATGCCTTTACCGGCGGAATTGGGGGATCCACCAAAGCCAGCGTAGGTCGCCGCCGCATAGAACCTCTCCGGGTACGCTAGGCCTGAGTTTGCTGTCGCCATGGCTGTGGCCAACATTTACTCCTTTTGCGTCTCCGGATCGGGATTTTGGATTTGAGTATATGTGTGCCAATTAAGACACCAACACGATGATGTTTGAGTCTGAGGTGCATGCGTGGGGCCTACTTCACCCGTCACTATTTTCTGCGTTACGATCCAAATACTAATACTAATACTAAATACAATAatcttgaaaaaaaattgatagaAAACGAAGATGTGGAGATTTAAAATTTCTTCATATCATAGtctacttttattttttatgtttttgaaGGAAaagatataatttattttagttcatatattcttttttaaaaaaatccaatgGTTGAAAAATGAGCTCTCATTTAATAGGTACAATCAATCAAACATAATTATTGGGTGAATGAGTATTTTCCCCGCTTGGCTTGTGAATCTTGTAAGCAGACTCTTAAGAAATAGATCTCACTTCTCAGGTTGCtagtcaaaattattttttttaaaaaaacataaaaccaaaaaaaataatattttggatATATAGTATTAGCATCCATATTTCAGTATAGGAGGTATCGACTTACTCGTATCCATTTTAAGGTCGTGTTTAAGATAATTAAAAAAAGTgcttttaatattaatttttttaaagaaaaattcaaaaactttTTACCAATCACTGTATACGagggtgtatatatatatatatatattagtacaTAATAGTTGTATGTGATAGCCCACCGAAGGTTGAGCCATGAGGATTCTATAGCGTCTTTGAGTCAGGTTAGAGATTGTATTCGAAATCTCGTTCTAAAATTGAGATGTTAAAGTCATGTCCATTAGAAATGAAACTGGGTACCAAATTGAAGTCAATTAATCCAAGTCCAAGAAGGATGTGAGTAAGCATATTAGACTTGGGCTTATGCCCATTGgtggcccaaataatttttttattttttccaaatgTCCATTCTTGCAACaagaattaatttttaaaaaaaataaaataaaataaaaaatggaaTACGATGACAAGTATCGTTTACATATCCGGAACAGCTTCTTCAGGAATGACAACTAAAGTCCAAGTAGTATCATTCGCCCTCTTCACAACAGCAGTAAATGGCTTCCCAACTTTGTCTCCCATTATCTCCGTCACCTTACACacacaccaaaaaaaaaaagaagacgaCCTGATGAATTTCATCAAAAGAAATGTTACACGAAAAAAGAAAGGCTCGGTGAATTTGTTAAACATCAGTTCTCAAGGCACATTAACAGGCACTGCACTACTATCTCCTCATGAAGTTGCCAACTGATAGGCGGCTCAATTTTCCACCCAAAAATCAACGTACTACAAAGAAAAATTTTGAAGAGATAGATATCTAACAAGTCAAGTTTGGTATCACAATCTGATGAGAAAGACCTCATATGATTGACACTCAACAGATATTATCAGATCAAGAACCATGGGTATTAGAAATCTCAAATTATCCTGCTAACAGACCACTGGGTTCATTTTTAATGAAATCATTAATATGATCAAAACACAAATACCTCCTTGATGCTTCCGACGGGCTGTCCTCCAAATTCGATAACAACATCCCCAGAATGAAATCCAGCAAGATCAGCTGGAGAACCTGGCACTACCTGAAAATAAGTATTTCCAGAACTGAGTGAAACTATGTCATTTCAGAAGACATGATCGCACATGTTAGCTGTGATATGCAGTATATGATTATACTTTTACTATGTGCCTCTATTGAATCAAACTGAACTACGTTACATCTACCTTAGCCTATGCAGAAACATTCTTAATGCAATCAGTTAAGAGAATTATATTATATGAAAGGATCTAAATTAATTCTCGGGTTTTAGGAAAATGAATGACATTCCCCTTTACTATTGGTCCTCACCATAAAGCAAAATGATAAAAATGGCAACAATGACATATCATGTCCTCAAATCAAAGGATAGAGAGTAAATCTCACATCTTTGGCTATATATATTACAGTTGCTGATGCAGCATGAATTAAAGGGAGAGGAACATGACACAAGTTGGCAGTTGCAGGGAAAAGTAGAGCAAAAGTAAAAGACAATCTCAATCCACAGGGACACAATGGTACTCATGGGTATCACCGGTTCATTCCCTAGCAATCCGCTAAAGCATACTGAGTCTACATTCTCAAACACATCCTGAAGGGGAGAAAAACTATCACTCCAGCTCTCACTCCACCACCACACCACCACATAAAAGAATTTCATGCATCTGATGAAGATCTTACCATAGATACAAGAAGACCTTTATTTACATTTGGAAAAGCAGGATCTTTGTCCTTAAGCTGTGCCGTGATCATATCATTGAGATCGATCATTTTTAGTCCAAGCCACGGTCGAACAACTCTCCTACATTATACTAACAAATCAAAATCAGAACATTTTAACAAGTGCCTCAAATGGTGGCGTAACAGAGTGAGTCAACATGTTCCCCACACATCCAAGGGTAGGAGACCTACAATCACAATCTTGTACGTGAAGCCAAATGAAGTCAGTTTACTAGGGAAAAAGCAACACGAGGTAGATGAAGACATAACCACCGTGTTTGTAAAAGTCTACTACCATACTGCAAGGAATGGTACAAAGGCCAAAAAGGACGAGCTAGTATTTTCAGAGAATCTAGAAAAGATCTCGATACAAGTAGAGGCAAGAGGAAACTATCGAGAGAACAAAGAGAAGACAATGGATTCAGAATTTATCAGTGACTGAGTGAGTCCTAAACTGGAGATAAATGGAGTTTTACTAACCCGTTTCTTTTGAAGTGCTCGATTATTGTGGAGACAGAGTCAACTGGTACAGCAAAATTCAATCCATCAGCCCCCAAAACTTTCATGATATTGACACCAACGATTTCTCCATAAACATTTACTAGAGGTCCCCCAGAATTACCCTGCAGTCGCACAGAAAAAAAGGAAAGGTCCTTGAATAACAAATCTCTTTATCTAACAATAACGGTTGCAAAGAAGACAAGTGATTGATAGCAAGGTTTCTGCTAGTTGAATGGACAAGTTATGTATGATCCATCTTATAGCAGAATTAAAAATTGATCATTAATGATGCTAGACCCCACATTATGGAATGATAAAGTGAACAGATTAATTTTTTCTTacaatatttgaaaatatatcTGAAGGAGATTTCATCAACAACCTCCACATAGAATATACTCATACATGATAATACCATTTGGAAAATACAATAACCTAATGACTGTAACTTGGTCAGGAAAATACAACTTCATCTCAAATGG
Proteins encoded:
- the LOC140880692 gene encoding acyl-CoA-binding domain-containing protein 4-like isoform X2, producing MRRRPTLALVDPPIPPATVGPCNIPKPRGWSPIEQSKWTSWTGLGKMVSTEAMRLFVKILEEEDPGWYSRVSDFVPEPVVDVEINHIPEVAAVSENGNISPETKTIPTDNGNLSEIKDKNIVSEGPGVVCVYDKWVALPVSGTRPKGRYEHGAAAIGDKLYIFGGNHNGRYLNDLQVLDMKSWTWSKAEIQGGKDGLPTACAGHSLVPWDGNKLLSVAGHTKDSSETLQVKVFDLQTSAWSTLKTYGKPPVSRGGQSVTLVGATLVIFGGQDAKRSLLNDLHILDLETMTWDEMDTVGVPPSPRSDHAAAVHADRYLLVFGGGSHATCFNDLHVLDLQTMEWSKPTQQGEIPSPRAGHAGVTVGENWFIVGGGDNKSGVSETVVLNMSTLVWSVVTAVQARVPLASEGLSLVTSSYSTGDILVSFGGYNGRYTNEVHVLKPSHKSTLQSKMLETPVPDSVSAVQNVTNATRDVESEFETGQEEKLREIVMDDVASEQRVTKGEETNKNILSSLKTEKEELESSLSKEKMWALQLKQELMESETRNMDLYKELQSARAQLAAEQSRCFKLEVDVAELQQKLQRMDTLQKELEILRRQKASFEEAALNAKQRQSSAGVWGWLAGTPPGSES
- the LOC140880692 gene encoding acyl-CoA-binding domain-containing protein 4-like isoform X1, producing MLATAMATANSGLAYPERFYAAATYAGFGGSPNSAGKGIVSKLSNDSALLLYALYQQATVGPCNIPKPRGWSPIEQSKWTSWTGLGKMVSTEAMRLFVKILEEEDPGWYSRVSDFVPEPVVDVEINHIPEVAAVSENGNISPETKTIPTDNGNLSEIKDKNIVSEGPGVVCVYDKWVALPVSGTRPKGRYEHGAAAIGDKLYIFGGNHNGRYLNDLQVLDMKSWTWSKAEIQGGKDGLPTACAGHSLVPWDGNKLLSVAGHTKDSSETLQVKVFDLQTSAWSTLKTYGKPPVSRGGQSVTLVGATLVIFGGQDAKRSLLNDLHILDLETMTWDEMDTVGVPPSPRSDHAAAVHADRYLLVFGGGSHATCFNDLHVLDLQTMEWSKPTQQGEIPSPRAGHAGVTVGENWFIVGGGDNKSGVSETVVLNMSTLVWSVVTAVQARVPLASEGLSLVTSSYSTGDILVSFGGYNGRYTNEVHVLKPSHKSTLQSKMLETPVPDSVSAVQNVTNATRDVESEFETGQEEKLREIVMDDVASEQRVTKGEETNKNILSSLKTEKEELESSLSKEKMWALQLKQELMESETRNMDLYKELQSARAQLAAEQSRCFKLEVDVAELQQKLQRMDTLQKELEILRRQKASFEEAALNAKQRQSSAGVWGWLAGTPPGSES